In Prunus dulcis chromosome 1, ALMONDv2, whole genome shotgun sequence, the following are encoded in one genomic region:
- the LOC117625498 gene encoding probable methyltransferase PMT28, translated as MAVARFGRQVKRPGGFCIKMTAVAIVGLCFIFVWSMFSSSSSSVTTRIESFDNIGSPPGSRNTWVNIPATQSSIKGEDEKKFNGSVTLSAHEHKSEKDQKEVANVKKGKGKKKLPEKVTKLKHGSEESESEDSEKEKEDEDEEREVVDGKEEALNDEGEVNGEETGGEGAFIVSLDQESEEKLEDDGGESEERGKKRYKIKGPLFDPKAHYHWKLCSTRSKHNYIPCIDMEITTGRLQYRHTERSCPRTEPMCLVPLPRDGYGSPVPWPDSKVKILYKNVQHPKLAAFIKEHSWVMESGEYLTFPQNQSELRGGILHYLESIEEMVPDIEWGKNIRVVLDIGCTDSAFGASLLDKDVLALALGLKDDLVDLAQVAIERGFPALVSPFGNRRLPFPSGVFDAIHCGGCTIPWHSNGGKHLLEMNRILRPGGYFVLSTKHDSFEDEEVMSKLAASICWNILAHKTDEVSDVGVKIYQKPDSNDIYELRRKKYPPLCKENDNPDAAWYVPVKTCLHAIPSAIEQHGTEWPEEWPKRLERYPDWLSDKDKLVADTKHWKAIVEKSYLTGLGIDWSNIRNVMDMKAIYGGFAAALSQQKVWVMNVVPVHTPDTLPFIFERGLVGTYHDWCESFGTYPRSYDLLHVDHLFSRLKNRCKQPVSIVVEMDRLLRSGGWTIIREKVEILEPLEGILKSLHWEIRMTYAQGKEGILCAQKTMWRP; from the exons ATGGCCGTAGCTCGGTTTGGCCGCCAAGTAAAACGCCCAGGTGGGTTCTGTATAAAAATGACTGCGGTGGCCATCGTAGGCCTCTGCTTTATATTCGTCTGGtctatgttttcttcttcttcctcctctgtGACTACTAGAATAGAAAGCTTTGACAACATAGGCTCGCCTCCTGGATCAAGGAACACATGGGTAAACATTCCTGCTACACAATCTTCTATTAAGGGTGAGGATGAGAAAAAGTTCAATGGGTCTGTGACTTTGTCTGCCCATGAGCATAAATCTGAGAAGGACCAGAAAGAAGTAGCAAATGTGAAAAAAGGGAAAGGTAAGAAAAAGTTACCAGAGAAGGTGACGAAGCTAAAACATGGCTCTGAGGAATCTGAGAGTGAAGAttcagaaaaggaaaaagaagatgaagatgaagaacgAGAAGTAGTGGATGGAAAGGAAGAAGCTTTGAATGATGAAGGTGAAGTAAATGGGGAGGAAACAGGAGGGGAAGGTGCTTTCATTGTGTCACTGGATCAGGAATCTGAGGAGAAGCTGGAAGATGACGGTGGTGAATCGGAAGAAAGGGGGAAGAAGAGATATAAGATTAAGGGTCCATTGTTTGATCCCAAAGCACATTATCATTGGAAATTATGTAGCACAAGGAGCAAGCATAATTACATTCCCTGTATTGACATGGAAATTACCACTGGAAGGCTGCAATATAGGCATACAGAGAGGAGTTGCCCGAGAACAGAACCAATGTGTCTCGTACCTCTTCCTCGTGATGGTTATGGTAGCCCAGTCCCCTGGCCTGATAGCAAAGTAAAG ATATTGTATAAGAATGTGCAACATCCAAAACTTGCTGCATTCATCAAGGAGCATAGTTGGGTGATGGAGTCTGGAGAATATCTTACTTTTCCTCAAAACCAGTCTGAATTAAGGGGTGGAATTCTTCACTATCTTGAGTCCATTGAAGAG ATGGTACCAGACATCGAATGGGGAAAGAATATCCGTGTAGTGCTGGATATTGGTTGTACAGATTCTGCCTTTGGGGCTTCTCTCCTTGATAAGGATGTCTTAGCATTGGCATTGGGCTTGAAAGATGACCTAGTTGACCTAGCTCAAGTTGCCATTGAGCGTGGTTTTCCTGCTTTAGTTAGCCCTTTTGGAAATAGAAGGCTACCTTTTCCTAGTGGTGTTTTTGATGCTATTCACTGTGGAGGGTGCACCATACCTTGGCATTCAAATG GGGGTAAGCATCTTCTAGAAATGAATAGGATTTTAAGGCCTGGTGGATACTTTGTCTTGTCAACTAAACATGACAGCTTTGAGGATGAAGAAG TCATGAGTAAATTGGCGGCATCTATCTGTTGGAATATTTTGGCACATAAAACTGACGAAGTCAGTGATGTGGGTGTCAAAATATACCAGAAACCGGACTCAAATGATATATATGAGTTGAGGAGGAAGAAATATCCACCTTTATGCAAGGAAAATGACAACCCAGATGCAGCGTG GTATGTTCCTGTGAAGACTTGCTTGCATGCCATTCCATCTGCTATTGAACAGCATGGGACAGAGTGGCCAGAGGAATGGCCCAAGAGGCTCGAAAGGTATCCCGACTGGTTGAGTGATAAAGATAAGTTGGTTGCAGACACCAAGCACTGGAAAGCCATTGTTGAAAAATCCTATCTCACTGGACTGGGTATTGACTGGTCAAATATTCGAAATGTGATGGACATGAAAGCCATCTATGGAGG ATTTGCTGCAGCCCTCTCGCAACAAAAGGTGTGGGTGATGAATGTGGTCCCTGTCCATACACCTGATACACTTCCTTTCATATTTGAACGTGGGCTTGTTGGCACCTACCATGACTGGTGTGAGTCTTTTGGTACTTATCCCCGATCATACGACCTTTTGCATGTCGATCATCTGTTTTCACGGCTTAAGAACCG GTGTAAGCAGCCGGTATCGATTGTTGTTGAGATGGATCGCTTGTTACGGTCTGGAGGCTGGACAATTATACGTGAGAAAGTTGAGATACTGGAACCCTTGGAGGGCATATTGAAGAGTTTGCATTGGGAGATCCGGATGACTTATGCTCAGGGAAAGGAGGGCATATTATGCGCACAGAAAACTATGTGGCGGCCTTAA
- the LOC117625506 gene encoding S-adenosyl-L-methionine-dependent tRNA 4-demethylwyosine synthase, with product MSLSSVPARLTLLALLSATTFYCFYKSRRLKQLKLSLNPNPSSSPRKGKLFFISQTGTSKALAHRLLDLLTSNGLAFDLVDPNHYEPEDLPKETLVLIIASTWDDGKPPANAKFFSNWLAESAEDFRVGSLLLSNCKFAVFGVGSRAYGATFNAVGKDVAKRMRALGASEIFSIWEGDVDGGDIDEVFEAWSGKVLRFLKGGVAENGGVLSNGVGAECEAESFDGSDEDEEEEDDVESEVVDLEDIAGKGPSRRRTVTVTKTNGTVNGQKEMVTPVIRASLVKQGYKIIGSHSGVKICRWTKSQLRGRGGCYKHSFYGIESHRCMETTPSLACSNKCVFCWRHHTNPVGKSWQWKMDDPLEIVNSAIDLHTKMIKQMKGVPGVTLERLTEGLSPRHCALSLVGEPIMYPEINALVDELHRRRISTFLVTNAQFPEKIKMLKPITQLYVSVDAATKESLKAIDRPLFGDFWERFIDSLKSLKEKQQRTVYRLTLVKGWNTEDIDAYYNIFSIGNPDFVEIKGVTYCGSSATSKLTMENVPWHADVKAFSEALALKSNGEYEVACEHVHSCCVLLAKTDKFKINGQWFTWIDYEKFHDLVSSGRPFDSKDYMAATPSWAVYGAEEGGFDPYQSRYKKERHHRSNQ from the exons ATGTCCCTATCCTCAGTCCCAGCACGGCTCACTCTCCTAGCCCTCCTCTCAGCCACCACCTTCTACTGTTTCTACAAATCACGCCGCCTCAAGCAACTCAAACTCtccctaaaccctaaccctagctcTTCTCCTCGCAAAGGCAAGCTCTTCTTCATCTCCCAAACGGGTACCTCCAAAGCCCTAGCTCATCGTCTGCTCGATCTTCTCACCTCCAACGGCCTCGCTTTCGACCTCGTCGACCCCAACCACTACGAGCCCGAAGACCTCCCTAAAGAGACCCTCGTCCTAATCATCGCTTCGACCTGGGACGATGGGAAGCCGCCGGCGAACGCCAAGTTCTTCTCCAATTGGCTCGCTGAGAGCGCGGAGGACTTCAGAGTGGGATCACTGTTGCTTTCTAATTGCAAATTCGCGGTATTCGGCGTCGGAAGCCGAGCCTATGGCGCTACGTTCAATGCGGTGGGAAAGGACGTAGCAAAAAGGATGAGGGCGTTGGGCGCTTCTGAGATATTTTCAATTTGGGAAGGTGATGTGGATGGTGGTGATATAGACGAGGTCTTTGAGGCTTGGAGTGGGAAGGTGCTGAGGTTTTTGAAGGGTGGTGTGGCTGAAAATGGTGGGGTTTTGAGTAATGGGGTTGGTGCTGAATGCGAAGCTGAGAGTTTTGATGGGTCAGAcgaggatgaggaggaggaagatgaTGTGGAGTCGGAGGTTGTTGATCTTGAGGATATTGCAGGTAAAGGACCTTCAAGAAGGAGGACAGTGACGGTGACCAAAACTAATGGGACGGTGAATGGTCAAAAAGAGATGGTCACTCCAGTGATTCGGGCAAGCTTAGTAAAACAG GGGTATAAAATTATAGGTTCACATAGCGGTGTCAAAATCTGTAGATGGACAAAGTCACAGCTTAGAGGTAGAGGAGGTTGCTACAAGCACTCATTTTATGGCATAGAAAGTCACAG GTGCATGGAGACAACCCCTAGTTTGGCATGTTCAAACAAATGTGTTTTCTGTTGGAGGCATCACACAAATCCTGTTGGAAAGAGTTGGCAGTGGAAGATGGATGATCCATTAGAGATTGTAAATTCTGCCATAGACCTGCACACAAAAATGATCAAACAAATGAAAGGAGTTCCTG GTGTTACATTGGAGCGATTAACAGAGGGTCTCTCTCCCAGGCATTGTGCCTTATCACTTGTCGGTGAACCTATCATGTATCCAGAGATTAATGCACTTGTAGATGAGCTGCATCGGAGACGGATTTCTACGTTTCTAGTCACAAATGCTCAGTTTCCTGAAAAGATTAAAATGCTGAAACCCATTACACAG TTATATGTAAGTGTGGATGCTGCAACTAAAGAGAGTTTGAAGGCAATTGAcaggccactttttggggatTTTTGGGAGCGATTCATT GATTCCTTGAAATCTCTTAAGGAAAAACAGCAACGAACTGTTTATCGCTTAACTCTGGTGAAAGGGTGGAATACAGAAGATATTGATGCTTATTATAACATCTTTAGCATTGGAAATCCTGATTTTGTTGAAATCAAAGGAGTTACATATTGTGGATC GTCTGCTACATCAAAGTTGACCATGGAGAATGTGCCATGGCATGCTGATGTTAAGGCTTTTTCAGAGGCCTTGGCTTTGAAAAGTAACGGGGAATATGAGGTGGCATGTGAGCATGTCCACTCATGTTGTGTTCTCCTGGCAAAAACTGACAAGTTCAAGATCAATGGCCAGTGGTTCACATGGATAGACTATGAAAAGTTTCATGATCTG GTGTCTTCCGGAAGACCTTTTGACAGTAAGGATTACATGGCTGCCACACCTTCATGGGCTGTTTATGGTGCAGAGGAAGGTGGATTTGATCCGTATCAGTCTCGATACAAGAAGGAGCGTCATCACAGATCAAACCAGTGA